In Yersinia enterocolitica subsp. enterocolitica, one DNA window encodes the following:
- a CDS encoding ABC transporter permease has translation MVVDYLPLLAQGAGLSLCVMLLSLAVALTLGLINAVIKLFGPRWLRWISTGYTTLVRGIPELVIMLLLFFGGEMLVNGFLGLLGLGPVRFNTFVSGVLAIGIVFGAYYTETFRGAFQTVDRGQLEAAVAYGMRPGQVFRRIMLPQMLSFAIPGINNNWLGLMKASALISILGLEDMVWLAEQAGRATQKPFLFYFLVAMIYMVITALSSWGFSLLARRYALSTSTAARAR, from the coding sequence ATGGTCGTAGACTATTTGCCGTTACTGGCACAAGGGGCGGGCTTATCACTGTGCGTGATGCTGTTGTCACTGGCCGTGGCACTCACACTCGGCCTGATTAATGCGGTTATCAAGCTGTTTGGCCCGCGCTGGCTACGTTGGATCTCTACCGGCTACACCACATTAGTGCGTGGTATTCCTGAACTGGTGATCATGCTATTGCTGTTTTTTGGCGGCGAAATGTTGGTCAATGGTTTTCTCGGTCTGTTGGGATTAGGGCCGGTGCGCTTCAATACTTTTGTTTCCGGAGTGCTGGCAATCGGCATTGTATTTGGTGCGTATTACACCGAAACCTTCCGTGGCGCGTTTCAAACCGTCGATCGCGGTCAGTTGGAAGCCGCGGTGGCTTACGGCATGCGCCCCGGCCAAGTGTTTCGTCGTATTATGCTGCCGCAAATGCTTAGCTTTGCCATTCCCGGCATCAATAATAACTGGCTCGGTTTGATGAAAGCCTCTGCTTTGATCTCGATTTTGGGATTGGAAGATATGGTGTGGCTGGCCGAGCAGGCGGGGCGCGCAACACAAAAACCTTTCCTGTTCTACTTCCTGGTGGCGATGATTTATATGGTGATTACCGCGCTGTCCAGTTGGGGCTTTAGTCTGTTGGCGCGGCGTTATGCACTGTCAACCTCAACGGCGGCGAGGGCGCGCTGA
- a CDS encoding type II toxin-antitoxin system Phd/YefM family antitoxin, whose translation MTSISYTAAKNNLAKILLEAQKQPVEITRRGQSEVYIISKADYEALIKAKVKAHIQFKHAETIKALADR comes from the coding sequence ATGACTAGCATCAGTTATACAGCCGCAAAAAATAATTTAGCCAAGATATTATTAGAAGCGCAAAAACAGCCCGTAGAAATCACGCGTCGTGGACAGAGCGAAGTCTATATTATCAGCAAGGCTGATTATGAAGCTTTGATCAAAGCAAAGGTAAAAGCACACATTCAATTTAAACATGCTGAAACCATTAAAGCTCTTGCGGATAGATGA
- a CDS encoding DNA repair ATPase translates to MKKLIKRLEIIKSGIELEDDDIIRHQLPYLKSETQDAILVFIVTAIEQGKFTHALEAISAWLGSKQGVTQWQDIELSACKLELKALEEQLSDLIDKRNERIQLLDDFNDLYLVRLGPLMKQILNLRKQLAESTLRKAEAEARRRERDYRNCQQYISQAIDELAALKQRWLALPSISSETIEIRNRIQQQAELITALLAEIKELENNFCTRNTESTRKAREDAKEKYESYQEKQTDAEQRLNNDKKLSSHQRQELKRLWRQASRLCHPDLVADEFKEKAHQLMVQLNQARQRGDFPAIHALLESLKQGLEPLMSSDVIDDLERLRRKIDEVRKQIDAILHELKALEGEESWRLATSLPDKEQWFTEQENVLSKTLNILERQVKEASTVLYEA, encoded by the coding sequence ATGAAAAAACTCATTAAACGGCTGGAGATCATTAAAAGCGGTATTGAGCTTGAAGATGACGACATTATTCGACATCAACTCCCTTATCTTAAAAGTGAGACTCAGGATGCCATACTGGTTTTTATCGTCACGGCGATCGAACAGGGAAAATTCACCCATGCTTTGGAGGCTATTTCTGCGTGGCTGGGAAGCAAGCAAGGAGTCACGCAGTGGCAAGATATCGAGCTGTCGGCTTGCAAGCTTGAGTTGAAAGCGCTGGAGGAACAGTTAAGCGATTTAATCGATAAACGTAATGAACGTATTCAGTTGCTAGATGATTTTAATGACCTTTACCTGGTGCGTCTCGGCCCGTTGATGAAGCAAATTCTTAATTTGCGCAAACAGTTGGCGGAAAGCACCTTGCGCAAAGCCGAGGCTGAAGCTCGCCGCAGAGAACGCGATTATCGCAACTGTCAGCAGTACATATCTCAGGCAATAGATGAACTCGCTGCATTAAAGCAACGCTGGTTGGCACTGCCATCCATATCTAGCGAAACTATTGAGATAAGAAACCGAATTCAACAACAGGCAGAGTTGATTACTGCATTGCTGGCAGAGATTAAAGAGCTGGAAAATAACTTTTGTACGCGAAATACTGAGTCAACACGCAAAGCACGTGAAGACGCAAAAGAGAAATATGAAAGTTATCAGGAAAAACAAACAGATGCCGAGCAGCGGCTTAATAATGACAAGAAACTTTCTTCTCACCAACGTCAGGAACTCAAACGGTTGTGGCGGCAAGCCAGCCGGCTCTGCCATCCAGATTTAGTCGCTGATGAGTTTAAAGAGAAAGCTCATCAGCTGATGGTTCAGCTCAATCAAGCCCGCCAACGTGGTGACTTCCCTGCTATTCACGCATTGCTGGAGAGTTTAAAACAAGGGCTTGAGCCATTGATGTCCAGTGATGTTATTGATGATCTTGAGCGGTTGCGGCGTAAAATCGATGAAGTCAGAAAACAAATTGATGCGATATTGCACGAACTGAAAGCTCTGGAGGGTGAAGAGTCATGGCGGCTGGCCACTTCTCTGCCTGATAAAGAACAATGGTTTACAGAACAAGAAAATGTATTATCCAAGACACTTAATATTCTTGAACGGCAAGTCAAAGAAGCATCAACAGTACTGTATGAAGCATGA
- a CDS encoding MFS transporter has product MNLTTSISSSRHPFHYAPFRNLFFARLLTVLGNGIAPIALAFAVLDIGGSATDLGLVVAARSIFNLAFLLIGGVLADRYSRSIVLLSSATIAALSQGGVAWLVLDGSATIMGLAILGTINGAAAGIALPASSAMVPQTVPAHNLRAANAFIQVGVYAGTIIGASLGGILTSTIGPGWGLAVDALGFAAAAPLYFYIRVNSTLSLESNTNIVQDLRDGWKEFIARSWVWAIVAQFTIINAAFSGVVMILGPIIADASFGRAGWGIIVAAESVGLIVGSFLALRWRPRRDLFIGVILVSLCAVPIVLLSMISSTFVLMAGFFIAGIGFGQFGVVWANSLQTHIPADKLARVYAYDAMGSFVAIPAGELAAGPLAMHYGNSTVLLAAAVAVVIATVAASFTPAIRQLDNGPKVKPCDE; this is encoded by the coding sequence GTGAATCTGACTACCTCCATCTCATCTTCTCGGCATCCGTTTCACTATGCACCATTTAGAAATTTATTCTTCGCCCGGCTTCTCACTGTATTAGGTAATGGCATTGCACCTATCGCATTGGCTTTTGCTGTATTGGATATTGGCGGTTCCGCCACCGATTTAGGCTTAGTTGTTGCTGCGCGCTCGATTTTCAATCTGGCCTTTTTATTGATTGGTGGAGTACTGGCGGATCGCTATTCCCGAAGTATTGTTTTGTTATCTTCCGCTACCATTGCTGCATTGTCCCAAGGGGGGGTTGCCTGGTTGGTACTTGATGGAAGCGCAACAATCATGGGATTAGCTATACTGGGAACGATTAATGGCGCAGCTGCGGGCATCGCACTACCCGCATCTTCGGCCATGGTTCCGCAGACAGTACCTGCGCATAACCTCAGGGCGGCGAACGCTTTTATTCAAGTGGGTGTCTACGCTGGAACGATAATTGGTGCCTCATTGGGCGGCATTCTGACCAGCACTATCGGGCCGGGATGGGGCTTAGCGGTTGATGCTTTGGGGTTTGCAGCCGCCGCACCGTTATATTTCTATATTCGCGTCAATTCAACACTGTCTCTGGAATCGAACACCAACATTGTGCAAGATCTGCGTGATGGTTGGAAAGAGTTCATTGCCCGTTCATGGGTTTGGGCTATCGTCGCCCAGTTTACGATTATTAATGCGGCTTTCAGCGGCGTAGTGATGATTCTTGGCCCCATCATTGCCGATGCATCATTTGGCAGGGCAGGTTGGGGCATTATTGTTGCAGCGGAGAGCGTTGGTCTGATTGTAGGTTCATTTCTTGCTCTACGTTGGCGTCCACGGCGCGACCTATTTATTGGTGTCATATTAGTTTCGCTTTGCGCTGTACCCATCGTGCTACTCAGTATGATTTCGTCGACATTTGTTCTAATGGCTGGTTTCTTTATTGCTGGCATCGGTTTTGGGCAGTTCGGCGTGGTTTGGGCTAATTCGCTACAAACCCATATTCCCGCCGATAAACTCGCGCGAGTTTATGCCTATGATGCGATGGGATCATTTGTGGCGATCCCGGCGGGAGAACTGGCAGCAGGGCCACTTGCTATGCATTACGGTAACTCAACGGTTTTATTGGCCGCCGCCGTTGCTGTGGTGATAGCAACAGTCGCTGCCAGTTTTACTCCAGCGATTCGGCAGCTTGATAACGGGCCTAAAGTGAAACCATGCGATGAATAA
- a CDS encoding Lrp/AsnC family transcriptional regulator produces MEKKPRLDRIDKKILEILSQDGRISYQKLSEQVNLTARPCLERVRLLERAGIIRGYSAIIELPEPEHAFVIQAQIALADHGHSQAAFEQEVRKTPEVLDCWLVGGSFDFLVRIGCRHMEHYRLLADTWLTSKKFRVDKIVTITELQAIKRA; encoded by the coding sequence GTGGAAAAGAAACCCCGGCTTGACCGAATTGACAAAAAAATCCTTGAAATCCTGAGCCAGGATGGCCGTATCTCTTATCAGAAGTTGTCCGAGCAGGTCAATTTGACCGCCCGCCCCTGTTTGGAGCGCGTTCGGCTGTTGGAGCGCGCCGGTATTATCCGTGGTTATAGTGCGATTATTGAGCTACCGGAACCCGAGCATGCTTTTGTTATCCAAGCACAAATTGCCTTAGCCGACCACGGGCACTCTCAAGCGGCCTTCGAGCAAGAAGTGCGTAAAACACCAGAGGTGCTGGATTGCTGGCTGGTCGGCGGTAGTTTTGATTTTCTGGTGCGCATTGGCTGCCGCCACATGGAGCACTACCGACTACTGGCCGACACCTGGCTCACCAGTAAAAAATTCCGCGTCGATAAAATCGTCACCATCACCGAGTTACAGGCTATCAAACGTGCTTAA
- the yghU gene encoding glutathione-dependent disulfide-bond oxidoreductase, whose protein sequence is MKDNEYQPPKVWTENNASGGVWSKINRPTAGARYEADLPVGKHPLQLYSMGTPNGQKVTILLEELLAVGEKGAEYDAHLIRIGEGDQFSSGFVAVNPNSKIPALMDHSTTPPVRVFESGAILLYLADKFGHFLPKSPAARTEALNWLFWLQGAAPYLGGGFGHFYHYAPVKIEYAIDRFTMEAKRQLDLLNTQLATHEYIAGDEYSIADIAIWPWYGNLVLGLQYEAGEFLDVKSYTHLIRWTETMGKRPAVQRGRIVNKTWGAPEEQLAERHDASDFDRLIK, encoded by the coding sequence ATGAAAGATAACGAATATCAACCACCCAAAGTCTGGACGGAAAACAATGCCAGCGGTGGTGTGTGGTCCAAAATCAATCGCCCGACTGCCGGTGCCAGATACGAAGCTGACCTGCCGGTTGGCAAACACCCCTTACAGCTGTATTCCATGGGCACGCCGAATGGTCAGAAGGTCACCATTTTGTTGGAGGAGTTGTTGGCTGTGGGCGAGAAAGGGGCGGAATATGATGCCCATCTGATTCGTATTGGTGAAGGTGATCAGTTCTCAAGTGGGTTTGTTGCCGTTAATCCAAATTCAAAAATCCCGGCCTTGATGGACCATTCAACCACCCCGCCAGTCCGGGTTTTTGAGTCTGGTGCTATTCTGCTGTATTTGGCGGATAAATTCGGTCATTTCTTGCCAAAATCCCCTGCTGCCAGAACCGAAGCACTCAATTGGCTGTTCTGGCTACAAGGTGCAGCCCCTTATTTGGGCGGTGGTTTCGGCCATTTTTATCACTATGCGCCAGTGAAAATTGAATACGCCATCGACCGTTTTACGATGGAAGCCAAGCGTCAGCTCGATTTGCTCAATACACAGCTCGCGACTCATGAATATATTGCGGGAGATGAGTATTCCATTGCGGATATCGCTATCTGGCCGTGGTACGGCAATCTGGTACTGGGCTTGCAATATGAAGCGGGTGAATTCTTGGATGTGAAATCCTATACTCACCTGATACGTTGGACCGAAACCATGGGTAAGCGCCCTGCTGTCCAGCGCGGCCGTATCGTCAATAAAACCTGGGGAGCGCCAGAAGAACAGTTAGCTGAGCGCCATGATGCTTCAGATTTTGACCGACTGATAAAATAG
- a CDS encoding esterase-like activity of phytase family protein, with amino-acid sequence MQMKKFRLALLASSIAFSTSLWAQAVEVPATLVGHAVLPVKSMVAAPADAPTDLQQSGKYTSGQRVSTLGAVAGKSADRPTGIGLPITGQPLQGHSGIKHMPDGTYWVLTDNGFGSKANSPDAMLYLNHYDIDFKNGSATPLQTLFLHDPDKKVPFHITNESTDKRYLTGSDFDPESFQFADDALWIGDEFGPYLIKADLNGKVLAVFETQVDGKVVKSPDNPTLTLSGAPDGKQNFQVARSKGFEGMAVSPDGSKLYPMLEGALWNGENFENIDGKRYLRVLEFDVKNQAWTGRSWQYVLEDNQNAIGDFNMIDAKHGLVIERDNGEGTADKACAAGAATDKCFSQIAKFKRVYKIAFSDENVGKPVEKVSYIDLLNIKDPQNLARKPLNNGVLTFPFFTIENVDVVDANHIIVGNDNNFPFSSSRQPNEADDNEFILLDVKDLLSQ; translated from the coding sequence ATGCAGATGAAAAAATTCAGATTGGCATTGCTGGCCAGTAGCATCGCGTTCAGTACCTCGCTGTGGGCGCAAGCTGTTGAAGTGCCAGCAACACTGGTCGGGCATGCGGTTTTGCCAGTGAAATCAATGGTTGCAGCGCCTGCTGATGCGCCGACTGATTTACAACAAAGTGGCAAATACACCAGTGGTCAACGCGTAAGTACATTGGGCGCAGTCGCCGGTAAATCTGCCGATCGCCCAACAGGAATCGGTTTGCCAATCACCGGCCAGCCACTACAAGGTCATTCTGGAATAAAACACATGCCCGATGGCACCTATTGGGTGCTGACCGACAATGGATTTGGTAGCAAAGCTAACTCGCCGGACGCCATGCTGTATCTCAATCACTATGATATTGATTTCAAAAATGGCAGTGCCACGCCCCTGCAAACTCTGTTCTTGCACGATCCTGATAAAAAAGTCCCTTTCCATATCACCAATGAAAGTACTGATAAACGCTATCTGACCGGCAGTGATTTTGACCCCGAAAGCTTCCAGTTTGCCGATGATGCACTGTGGATTGGTGATGAATTCGGTCCTTATCTGATTAAGGCCGATTTGAACGGAAAAGTGTTAGCGGTATTTGAAACACAGGTTGATGGTAAAGTAGTGAAATCACCTGATAATCCAACACTTACGTTGTCAGGCGCTCCGGATGGTAAACAGAATTTTCAAGTGGCGCGCTCAAAAGGATTTGAAGGGATGGCGGTGTCACCGGATGGCAGCAAGCTGTATCCCATGTTAGAAGGTGCGCTGTGGAATGGCGAAAATTTTGAAAACATTGATGGCAAACGCTACCTGCGCGTGTTGGAGTTTGATGTTAAAAATCAGGCGTGGACAGGGCGCAGCTGGCAATATGTGCTGGAAGATAACCAAAACGCTATTGGTGATTTCAATATGATTGATGCGAAGCATGGATTAGTGATTGAACGCGACAACGGTGAAGGGACAGCGGATAAAGCTTGTGCAGCAGGGGCTGCGACCGATAAGTGTTTTAGCCAAATAGCCAAGTTCAAGCGTGTCTACAAAATCGCCTTTTCTGATGAAAACGTCGGCAAACCAGTAGAAAAAGTTTCATATATTGATCTGCTCAATATTAAAGATCCGCAGAACCTGGCACGTAAACCGCTAAATAATGGTGTGCTGACATTCCCATTTTTTACCATTGAAAACGTTGATGTGGTAGATGCGAACCATATCATTGTTGGTAACGATAATAATTTCCCATTCTCCTCCAGCCGTCAGCCTAATGAGGCAGATGATAACGAGTTTATCCTGTTGGATGTTAAAGATTTATTGAGCCAGTAG
- a CDS encoding succinylglutamate desuccinylase/aspartoacylase family protein, translating to MKINNHKLPEHALSGQRQLTSFHFGQPGVGEKIYLQAGLHADELPGMLVLHYLKRLLSQAERRGEIQSEIIIVPIANPAGIAQVLLNSGIGRFDLVSGRNFNRDFPDLAKLVSQRPGAATLSEKETTPQQIRRAMVAALQSLPALSEVDALRQHLLMLACDADLVLDLHCDDRAILHLYADPAWQTSVDVLAQFLHIDTVLLSQDSGGGSFDEACGLPWHRLAAHYPNLAPACMAVTVELRGQQDVSHPLASADAERIYQYLQHRGAIAGVVPEIPQREVVMLPFSAGEIVNAPASGLLLLLRQPGEWVTKDEVVAEIIDPLTDTVKAVRATAGGIIYASRRTPFVTLGAEVMKIAGKTPYAGGGGLAS from the coding sequence ATGAAAATCAATAATCATAAGTTACCTGAACATGCCCTGAGTGGGCAGCGTCAATTAACCAGTTTTCATTTCGGCCAGCCGGGTGTGGGCGAGAAAATCTACCTACAGGCGGGCCTACATGCCGATGAACTGCCCGGAATGCTGGTATTACATTATCTTAAAAGATTACTGAGTCAGGCGGAACGGCGCGGAGAAATTCAGAGTGAAATAATTATTGTGCCTATAGCTAACCCGGCAGGTATTGCACAAGTGCTGTTAAACAGTGGAATAGGTCGTTTTGATTTGGTCAGTGGCCGCAATTTTAATCGTGATTTCCCTGATTTGGCTAAATTAGTCTCACAACGGCCAGGGGCGGCGACATTAAGCGAAAAAGAGACGACGCCACAACAGATACGCCGCGCGATGGTCGCTGCATTACAGAGTTTGCCTGCGCTCAGTGAAGTGGATGCTTTGCGCCAACATTTACTCATGCTGGCCTGTGATGCTGATTTGGTGCTGGATTTGCATTGCGATGACCGCGCTATTTTGCATCTGTATGCCGATCCGGCCTGGCAAACATCAGTGGATGTGCTCGCGCAGTTTTTGCATATTGACACCGTGCTACTTTCACAAGATAGCGGTGGCGGTTCGTTTGATGAAGCCTGTGGCTTGCCGTGGCATCGGCTAGCTGCACATTATCCTAACCTGGCCCCCGCCTGTATGGCCGTGACGGTTGAATTACGCGGGCAACAGGATGTCAGTCACCCGCTGGCCAGCGCGGATGCCGAGCGTATTTATCAATATTTACAACATCGTGGCGCTATTGCTGGGGTTGTCCCTGAAATTCCGCAGCGAGAGGTGGTGATGTTGCCTTTTTCCGCCGGGGAAATCGTCAATGCGCCAGCCAGTGGTTTGCTGTTGCTATTGCGTCAGCCGGGCGAATGGGTGACAAAGGATGAAGTCGTCGCTGAAATAATTGATCCGCTTACTGATACGGTTAAAGCGGTGCGGGCAACAGCGGGCGGAATTATCTATGCCAGCAGGCGTACTCCGTTTGTGACGTTGGGGGCTGAAGTGATGAAAATTGCCGGGAAAACCCCCTACGCAGGTGGCGGGGGGTTAGCGTCCTAA
- the yahO gene encoding DUF1471 family periplasmic protein YahO translates to MKILKTMAMLVVLGTFSSAVISAELLTKEELNNNPQQYEKIGNIVTANELATMDAKAELSKKADELGGDYYVITSANTDNKIHATADVYKKK, encoded by the coding sequence ATGAAAATATTGAAAACAATGGCCATGCTGGTTGTTCTGGGTACATTCTCTTCCGCTGTCATATCAGCTGAACTGTTAACCAAGGAGGAGCTTAATAATAACCCGCAGCAATATGAAAAGATCGGCAATATCGTTACTGCTAATGAGTTGGCCACAATGGATGCTAAAGCTGAGTTGTCCAAAAAGGCCGATGAATTGGGCGGAGATTATTATGTAATTACCTCAGCAAACACAGATAATAAGATTCACGCAACGGCTGATGTGTATAAGAAAAAGTAG
- a CDS encoding helix-turn-helix transcriptional regulator has product MDEKNKPLNTKKLIVESLNSLPLISIMEYSHEPWVIRDCESRYVYVNQAGLDFLSLPADFDIEGRLDNECPADWAEFAEQYQANDRKAEKSGKRVAIISTHFYGRDKVLEPYYLPRFPIYNKVGECIGTLTNASKLNFISLSQYIGRRSPSVLTLTPPTDLFNEKELEIIFFILQPMTSKMVAKRLSLSHRTIENKLRLIYEKSGVRTINMFREYCGHLGLDLYIPPKFVKPCVQS; this is encoded by the coding sequence ATGGATGAAAAAAATAAGCCACTGAATACAAAAAAACTAATTGTAGAATCCCTGAATTCACTGCCGCTAATTTCTATTATGGAATACAGTCATGAACCTTGGGTGATAAGAGATTGCGAATCCCGCTATGTCTATGTAAATCAAGCTGGTCTGGACTTTTTAAGCTTACCTGCTGACTTTGATATTGAGGGCCGATTAGATAACGAATGTCCTGCGGATTGGGCGGAATTTGCTGAACAATATCAAGCTAATGACAGAAAAGCGGAAAAAAGTGGCAAGCGCGTAGCCATTATTTCAACCCATTTTTATGGGCGAGATAAAGTATTAGAACCCTATTATTTACCCAGGTTTCCAATTTACAATAAAGTTGGTGAATGTATAGGGACATTAACAAATGCCAGTAAATTGAATTTTATTTCTCTTTCCCAATATATAGGCCGGCGCAGCCCCTCAGTATTAACACTGACCCCGCCCACTGATCTGTTCAACGAGAAAGAACTTGAGATAATTTTTTTCATTTTACAGCCAATGACTTCAAAAATGGTGGCCAAAAGGCTGTCTTTATCACATAGGACAATAGAGAATAAATTAAGACTGATATACGAAAAGTCCGGTGTTAGAACCATAAATATGTTTAGAGAATATTGTGGTCACTTAGGTTTAGATTTATATATCCCGCCTAAGTTTGTAAAACCTTGCGTTCAGAGTTAA
- a CDS encoding type II toxin-antitoxin system death-on-curing family toxin — MISRSLTQKLSLTAGLIIVSEAVASRVLNAHHYDNVDDVYQLAAIYLIAISRGHIFLDGNKRTAFQSMALFLGINGVDLCASNQLEELTVEAAQGKIGVEQITEQLRELTE; from the coding sequence ATGATATCGCGGAGTTTAACGCAGAAATTATCCCTAACGGCAGGCCTGATAATAGTAAGTGAGGCTGTAGCCAGCCGCGTATTAAATGCACATCATTATGACAACGTGGATGATGTATATCAGTTAGCCGCTATCTACTTAATTGCCATTAGTCGAGGTCACATTTTTCTTGATGGGAACAAGCGCACGGCATTTCAAAGCATGGCGCTGTTCCTTGGTATAAATGGCGTAGACCTGTGTGCAAGCAATCAACTGGAAGAATTAACCGTTGAAGCAGCGCAAGGAAAAATTGGTGTTGAGCAGATAACGGAACAGTTACGCGAGCTTACCGAGTAA
- a CDS encoding ABC transporter permease yields MNLQTIIEAVPTFLYSDGADTTGLAMTAKLFLLSVFPGLLLALVMAVGQAFGPRPLAWLIRSVTYFFRSTPLYLQLMLIYYGLSQFDIVQLGWQDDQPFWLLFRDATFCATLALVLNTSAYVAELLAGMMVTFPRQEWVAGEAFGMSQWQIIRRLVLPATLRRGIPALNNEMVFLLHATSLASTVTLLDITGVARAFYAATYSPFIPFLMAAALYLLCTFILIFLFSRAERRWLAFARHD; encoded by the coding sequence ATGAACCTGCAAACTATCATAGAAGCGGTGCCAACATTTCTCTATAGCGACGGTGCTGATACCACCGGTCTGGCGATGACCGCCAAACTGTTTTTACTCTCGGTGTTCCCCGGTTTACTGCTGGCGCTGGTGATGGCTGTCGGGCAGGCATTCGGCCCACGTCCGTTGGCCTGGTTGATTCGCAGTGTGACTTATTTCTTTCGTAGCACGCCACTCTACCTGCAACTCATGCTCATCTACTATGGCCTGTCGCAGTTTGACATTGTGCAGTTAGGCTGGCAGGACGACCAACCCTTTTGGCTGCTGTTCCGTGATGCTACTTTCTGCGCCACACTAGCGTTGGTGCTCAATACCAGCGCTTATGTTGCGGAGTTATTGGCGGGCATGATGGTGACTTTCCCGCGTCAGGAGTGGGTGGCTGGCGAAGCGTTTGGTATGAGTCAGTGGCAAATCATTCGCCGTTTGGTATTACCAGCGACATTACGCCGCGGTATTCCGGCGTTGAATAATGAAATGGTGTTCTTGCTGCATGCAACCTCTCTGGCCAGTACCGTCACATTGCTCGATATCACCGGTGTAGCACGGGCTTTCTATGCTGCCACTTATTCGCCGTTTATTCCGTTTCTGATGGCGGCGGCGCTGTATTTATTGTGTACATTTATATTGATTTTCTTGTTTTCACGTGCGGAACGGCGCTGGTTAGCCTTTGCCCGCCACGATTGA